Sequence from the Candidatus Reconcilbacillus cellulovorans genome:
TCGTTGTACGTTTTGGACGAAAGCGGCGCCGCTGGGTCGTGGATCAAGAATTGTTCGTTGTCCTTGACCAACTGTTCGGCTTTCGCCCGCGCCGGCAGCTTGAACGTCGATTCGAGCATGCCGGGAATCGTGCTCGGACCGCCGACGACGATCGATTCGTACGGCCGTTTTTCCCGTTCCAGCAGCTTGTTGTCCGCCACGGGGCTTGCCTTGCCGTTTTCCAGCGTGTAATGGCGGCCTTCGACGCCCCATTGCAGCAGGTTGGCGAGTTCCGGCGTCATCAGCTTGTCGTAGAACGCGAGCACGCCCTTGAGCTGTTCTTCCGTCTTGACGGCGGTTTTCGGGAACAGCACGAGGTTGCCGTATCCGGGAATCGCCCAAACGCGATATTTGCCGTCCGGCCCGGCGATGCGGTTGTGCACGTCAAGCTGTGCCTGCGGATTGACGGCGATGATCTTTTCATGTAGGCTCTGCACGTCGGGCATCGAGCCGATGTAGGCGCCGGCGACGCCGCGGATGAGCAGGTTTTGCTGATCGTTTTTGCTGGTGACAGGAAAATCCTGGTTGATCAGACCCTCTTGATGAAGCTTCCGGAAAAACTTCATCGTTTCCATATAGCCAGGGAACATGAATTCCGGAAGCAGCTGGCCGTCTTTTTCTCCCCAGTTGTTCGGCGTGCCGAAATACGAGCTGACCGTCTTGAACGCGCCGTAGATCAGGTCGTTGCGGTCGGTCAGACCGATCGTGTCTTTTTTGCCGTTGCCGTCGGGGTCTTTTTCCGCAAACTGCTTCAAGACGTTGTACAGTTCGTCGACGTTTTGCGGCATCGGCAGCCCGAGTTTGTCCAGCCAGTCCTTACGGATGATCAGCCCCTGGCGGGACAGTGGGCGTTCCTGATAAATCGCGTAAATCTTGCCGTCGACCGACGTATTGCGCAAGACCGCGGGGTTGAGCCGGCTCAAGTTCGGATATTCCTTGAGATAAGGCCCGATTTCCCAGAACTGTCCGTTCTGGATGGCGTCGCGGAACATCACGAACGTCGACTGGTTCTTCATGTAGGTCGCCATCGGCAAAGAGCCGGTCGCGAACGCGGCGTTCAGCTTTTCTTCGTAACTGCCGTCGGGGACCCATTGGATTTCGAGATCGGTGTTCGTCTTTTCTTCGATCAGCTTTTCGATCATCGGGTCGGGGACTTCGGCCGTGTGCAGGTTGGCCATGATGGTGATTTTCATCGGCGGCTTCGGGCTTTCCGTCGACCGCCCGGACGGCGACGTTCCCGCCTGACCGCCCTTCTTGTCGGTTTCCCC
This genomic interval carries:
- a CDS encoding ABC transporter substrate-binding protein, with translation MNATNRKWMSALGALALAAGVLAGCGETDKKGGQAGTSPSGRSTESPKPPMKITIMANLHTAEVPDPMIEKLIEEKTNTDLEIQWVPDGSYEEKLNAAFATGSLPMATYMKNQSTFVMFRDAIQNGQFWEIGPYLKEYPNLSRLNPAVLRNTSVDGKIYAIYQERPLSRQGLIIRKDWLDKLGLPMPQNVDELYNVLKQFAEKDPDGNGKKDTIGLTDRNDLIYGAFKTVSSYFGTPNNWGEKDGQLLPEFMFPGYMETMKFFRKLHQEGLINQDFPVTSKNDQQNLLIRGVAGAYIGSMPDVQSLHEKIIAVNPQAQLDVHNRIAGPDGKYRVWAIPGYGNLVLFPKTAVKTEEQLKGVLAFYDKLMTPELANLLQWGVEGRHYTLENGKASPVADNKLLEREKRPYESIVVGGPSTIPGMLESTFKLPARAKAEQLVKDNEQFLIHDPAAPLSSKTYNEKGVKLQEIIRDATYKFILGNLDEAGFQNEVERWKKEGGEQIIREFNESYQKAKSNS